From the genome of Candidatus Kapaibacterium sp., one region includes:
- a CDS encoding septum formation initiator family protein yields the protein MWATVAVALGILIVGVFSRYGLLTRWRVERRYEELQQRYHALLRQIDSLRHRIDRVQNDPIELERLARERYGMVRPGETLYVVPSAP from the coding sequence GTGTGGGCAACGGTGGCCGTTGCTCTTGGCATCCTCATCGTCGGAGTCTTTTCGCGGTATGGGTTGCTGACTCGCTGGCGGGTTGAGCGGCGGTATGAAGAACTCCAGCAGCGTTACCACGCGCTGCTCCGTCAAATCGATTCGCTCCGACATCGGATTGACCGCGTTCAAAATGACCCCATAGAGCTTGAGCGGCTTGCTCGCGAACGGTACGGTATGGTGCGCCCTGGAGAGACGCTCTACGTTGTTCCCTCTGCGCCGTGA
- the gcvPA gene encoding aminomethyl-transferring glycine dehydrogenase subunit GcvPA: MATHPFLPLTDEDRQQMLRSIGVESEEELLSAIPEELRLRELLPLPPALSEWQTYEYLRSLASRNSGAHTHICFMGAGAYDHYVPAVVEWIIGRSEFQTAYTPYQAEVSQGTLQAIYEFQSMICELTGMEVANASLYDGASAVAEACLLAFAATQRRRVLFAGTIHPHYRQVARTICAGRGLVFEEVMAPDGVAIPELVSERIGSDVAAVVLQQPNFYGVLEEAASEIGEIAHHHGALFIVVADPISLGLLEPPGAYGADLVVGEGQPLGIPLSFGGPYVGFFAARKRFIRLLPGRIAAMTEDAEGNRGFVLTLQTREQQIKRERATSNICTNQGLMMLAATVMMAWLGKEGIREVALQCLQRAHYLADRIAALPGYELAIRRPFFREFLVRSPVPAERIVARGIERGFLAGVPTRWVGAELEGLLIAVTEKRTRAEMDAFVRFLAEFSDGLPS; encoded by the coding sequence ATGGCAACGCATCCCTTCTTGCCTTTGACAGACGAAGACCGGCAGCAGATGCTGCGGAGCATCGGGGTAGAGAGCGAAGAAGAGCTGCTGAGTGCAATCCCCGAGGAACTCCGGTTGCGTGAACTGCTCCCGCTACCTCCGGCCCTTTCCGAGTGGCAGACCTACGAGTACTTGCGCTCCTTGGCGAGCCGAAACAGTGGTGCGCATACCCACATCTGCTTCATGGGTGCCGGGGCCTACGACCATTATGTTCCGGCAGTGGTAGAGTGGATTATCGGGCGCTCAGAGTTCCAGACGGCCTACACGCCCTACCAGGCCGAGGTCTCACAGGGGACGCTGCAGGCCATTTACGAGTTCCAGTCCATGATCTGCGAACTGACGGGGATGGAGGTGGCGAATGCATCGCTGTACGACGGTGCCAGTGCTGTGGCTGAGGCATGCCTGCTGGCATTTGCAGCCACGCAGCGGCGCCGTGTTCTCTTCGCCGGGACGATCCATCCTCATTACCGCCAGGTCGCGCGTACGATCTGCGCTGGGCGTGGGCTTGTCTTCGAGGAAGTGATGGCCCCAGACGGAGTAGCCATCCCAGAGCTTGTCAGCGAGCGCATTGGTAGCGACGTTGCTGCTGTTGTCCTCCAGCAGCCGAATTTCTACGGGGTCCTGGAGGAGGCAGCTTCAGAGATCGGCGAGATAGCGCACCACCACGGGGCGCTCTTCATTGTTGTAGCGGACCCCATCAGCTTAGGCTTACTGGAGCCTCCTGGGGCGTACGGTGCTGATCTCGTCGTTGGTGAGGGACAGCCGTTAGGGATCCCACTCAGCTTCGGCGGGCCGTATGTGGGCTTCTTCGCTGCCCGCAAGCGATTCATCCGCCTGTTGCCTGGGCGCATCGCTGCAATGACGGAAGATGCAGAGGGCAATCGCGGGTTCGTGTTGACGCTGCAGACTCGGGAGCAGCAGATTAAGCGCGAGCGGGCAACCTCGAACATCTGCACGAACCAGGGTCTGATGATGCTGGCAGCAACAGTGATGATGGCGTGGCTTGGCAAGGAAGGTATTCGGGAAGTGGCACTCCAGTGTTTGCAGCGGGCTCACTACCTAGCGGACCGTATTGCCGCCCTACCGGGCTATGAGCTGGCCATTCGGAGGCCCTTCTTCCGAGAGTTCCTGGTGCGGTCCCCTGTACCGGCAGAGCGCATCGTTGCCCGTGGTATAGAGCGGGGCTTTCTGGCAGGGGTCCCGACTCGATGGGTGGGAGCAGAGCTGGAGGGATTGCTCATAGCGGTGACGGAGAAGCGAACGCGTGCAGAGATGGATGCCTTCGTTCGCTTCTTGGCTGAGTTCTCTGACGGGTTGCCGTCGTGA
- a CDS encoding transketolase — MKVEDLRIVFPPIVFENRRRRPEEFAEIAREIRRDIIKMLALAGSGHSGGPLGTADIHAVLFFGGYMRYRPKDPWWPERDRYVLSAGHLCPVLYATLARAGFFPIEELRTLRKYGSRLQGHPGRDMGLPGIETSTASLGQGISIAVGMALSDKWLDKNDRRVFALTGDGELQEGSVWEAAMAAAHYQLDNLCWIVDNNDCQIDGRVHDVMSIYPLDKKFEAFGFAVLECDGHNYSELMACFDQFLEHHRQRIGKPTVIIAHTKMGRGISFMEDDYRWHGKPPSPEQALKALQELEDPYIAVVEPTEV; from the coding sequence ATGAAAGTAGAGGACCTGCGGATCGTCTTTCCCCCGATTGTCTTCGAGAACCGGCGCCGTCGCCCAGAGGAGTTTGCAGAGATCGCCCGCGAGATCCGTCGCGACATCATCAAGATGCTCGCCTTAGCCGGCTCGGGGCACAGCGGAGGTCCCCTCGGAACGGCAGATATCCACGCCGTTCTCTTCTTCGGCGGCTACATGCGCTACCGCCCGAAAGACCCCTGGTGGCCTGAACGTGATCGCTACGTGCTCAGCGCTGGACATCTTTGTCCTGTGCTCTATGCCACACTGGCTCGCGCAGGATTCTTCCCCATTGAGGAGCTGCGAACGCTCCGCAAGTACGGCAGCCGCCTCCAAGGACATCCGGGGCGGGATATGGGCCTACCCGGCATCGAGACCTCCACGGCTTCCCTTGGGCAAGGGATCTCGATTGCCGTCGGTATGGCTCTCAGCGACAAGTGGCTAGACAAGAACGATCGCCGCGTCTTCGCCCTCACAGGAGATGGGGAGCTCCAGGAGGGATCCGTCTGGGAAGCCGCTATGGCGGCAGCGCACTACCAGCTGGACAACCTCTGCTGGATCGTGGACAACAACGACTGCCAGATCGATGGACGAGTCCACGACGTCATGAGCATCTACCCGCTCGACAAGAAGTTCGAAGCCTTCGGTTTTGCCGTCTTGGAGTGCGATGGGCACAACTACTCTGAGCTCATGGCGTGCTTCGACCAGTTCCTAGAGCACCATCGCCAACGGATAGGGAAACCAACCGTCATCATTGCCCACACGAAGATGGGGCGGGGGATCTCCTTCATGGAGGATGACTACCGGTGGCATGGCAAACCGCCCTCCCCAGAGCAAGCCCTGAAAGCACTGCAAGAGCTGGAAGACCCATACATCGCCGTGGTGGAACCGACTGAAGTCTAA
- a CDS encoding transketolase family protein produces MPTFQLLGNRPTRQGFGEGLVVLGERYENVVVLGGDITESVMTSFFRDRFPDRFFSIGVAEQNATTIAVGLALSGKIPFFASYGTFCAFRNADQLRISVCYNNVNVKIGGGHAGISVGPDGATHQALEDIAVIRTLPNMTLVVPCDYMETKKATIAIGEIWGPAYIRFGRASVPWFTTEDTPFRLGQAEVFREGNDVAIIACGAMVWQALLAADMLAKRGIRARVINNHTIKPMDAETIVAAARECGAIVTAEEHQIHGGMGSAVAEIVAKNCPVPIEFVGVRDTFGGSGDPDELLERFGLTWKQIYAAALTVMERRDKGSTGIRRVTEVPAYTPSDGYAG; encoded by the coding sequence ATGCCCACGTTCCAGCTCCTGGGAAATAGACCAACACGCCAAGGCTTTGGCGAAGGGCTCGTCGTCCTCGGCGAGCGCTATGAGAACGTCGTTGTCCTCGGTGGGGACATCACCGAGTCTGTGATGACTTCTTTCTTCCGCGACCGTTTCCCCGATCGCTTCTTCTCCATCGGGGTAGCAGAGCAAAACGCTACGACCATCGCCGTTGGGCTGGCCCTCTCTGGCAAGATTCCCTTCTTCGCAAGCTACGGTACCTTCTGTGCCTTTCGGAACGCCGACCAGCTCCGAATCTCCGTCTGCTACAACAACGTCAACGTCAAGATCGGTGGCGGACACGCTGGCATCAGCGTCGGACCCGATGGGGCAACGCACCAAGCGTTGGAAGACATCGCTGTCATCCGAACACTGCCCAACATGACCCTCGTAGTCCCTTGCGACTACATGGAGACCAAGAAGGCGACCATCGCCATCGGAGAGATCTGGGGGCCAGCATACATCCGCTTCGGCCGCGCAAGCGTCCCGTGGTTTACCACTGAGGACACCCCATTCCGGTTGGGTCAGGCTGAAGTCTTCCGTGAAGGCAACGACGTAGCAATCATCGCCTGCGGTGCCATGGTCTGGCAAGCACTCCTCGCTGCCGATATGTTGGCAAAGCGCGGCATTCGCGCCCGCGTGATCAACAACCACACGATCAAGCCGATGGACGCGGAGACCATCGTAGCTGCTGCTCGAGAATGCGGAGCGATCGTCACGGCCGAAGAGCACCAGATCCATGGCGGCATGGGGAGCGCAGTTGCAGAGATTGTGGCAAAGAACTGTCCCGTGCCGATTGAGTTTGTCGGCGTCCGAGACACCTTCGGTGGTAGCGGGGATCCGGATGAGCTGCTGGAACGGTTTGGACTCACGTGGAAGCAGATCTACGCGGCAGCACTAACAGTCATGGAGCGGCGCGACAAGGGGAGTACTGGAATCCGCCGCGTCACCGAGGTACCCGCCTACACTCCCAGCGACGGATACGCTGGGTGA
- a CDS encoding cation:proton antiporter, with protein MEALFLRDFLLLLGLAFLLTAISERLGIPSVLGLLLCGLIVGPAGLGLITTPEAIQLVSDIGIVLLLFVLGLEFSFRRLWQLRRIALLGGILQMGLATLLGTALWLLWIRGSPVEAFGVGMIASMSSTAVGLWLLTKHDELSTPHGRLAFSILLAQDVAVAPLVLVLRLLSLLTTQRVSTVGAILQDLLVLIAAAALLFISLKVVVHFLVRLLRLTKSREAFVLLGLTVGVGAAAISEQLGLSSALGAFLAGLFFSGFQERYRLISAVEPFRDALASLFFLSIGLLLSSLPPISIVVPLALALFAAKLLAVVVPARVLKYPLRTSLLTGVLLASVGEFSLLGLGVGAQMGLFSTSTQELFRSILLISVFATVILYQLLRQQRIGMSSSPPISDQTLSDHVLLIGYGVTGQTLHAVLKETGLPYAILELNPRTVERLRTAGEPVFLGDCTDETSLRQAGVERARAVVVAISDTLLVPRAIGLIRSLNPTAFIAARTHYVAHIEPLYAAGASLVVAEEFEASLYLLGALLRHLGMPLERIASVCEDFRSEHYALFQKQLRGAEEPS; from the coding sequence ATGGAGGCCCTGTTCTTACGGGATTTTCTCCTCCTGCTCGGACTCGCATTTCTACTAACGGCAATCTCCGAGCGCCTCGGTATCCCTTCCGTCCTCGGGCTGCTGCTGTGTGGGCTGATCGTTGGACCAGCAGGACTCGGACTCATCACTACTCCAGAGGCCATTCAACTGGTGTCCGACATTGGCATCGTTCTCTTGCTGTTCGTCCTTGGCCTGGAATTCTCCTTCCGCAGGCTCTGGCAATTGCGCCGGATTGCTCTGCTGGGAGGCATCCTCCAGATGGGGCTAGCAACGCTCCTTGGTACTGCGCTCTGGCTCCTCTGGATCAGGGGCTCGCCAGTAGAGGCGTTTGGGGTGGGGATGATCGCTTCTATGAGCAGCACTGCCGTGGGGCTTTGGCTCCTTACGAAGCACGACGAGCTCAGCACTCCTCACGGACGTCTAGCCTTCAGCATCTTGCTTGCCCAAGACGTTGCGGTTGCCCCTCTTGTCCTCGTTCTCCGCCTACTAAGCTTGCTGACAACACAGAGAGTCTCAACGGTAGGAGCCATCCTCCAAGACCTTCTCGTTCTGATCGCTGCGGCAGCACTCCTCTTCATCAGCCTGAAAGTCGTTGTCCACTTCCTCGTCCGGCTACTGCGCCTGACGAAGTCCCGAGAAGCCTTCGTCCTACTAGGCCTAACAGTCGGAGTTGGGGCGGCAGCTATCAGCGAGCAACTGGGACTGTCATCCGCCTTAGGGGCATTCCTAGCAGGGCTTTTCTTTTCAGGATTCCAGGAGCGCTACCGACTCATCAGTGCAGTCGAGCCATTCAGGGATGCTCTTGCCAGTCTTTTTTTCCTCTCCATTGGCCTTCTCCTCAGCTCCCTGCCGCCCATCAGCATTGTCGTTCCGCTTGCACTAGCACTCTTCGCTGCAAAGCTTCTTGCTGTCGTAGTACCCGCTCGTGTCCTAAAGTACCCCCTCCGGACATCGCTGCTGACGGGGGTATTGCTCGCCTCTGTTGGGGAGTTCAGCTTACTAGGCCTGGGAGTCGGGGCACAGATGGGACTCTTCTCGACCAGCACGCAGGAGCTGTTTCGGAGCATTCTGCTCATCAGCGTCTTCGCCACAGTCATTCTCTACCAGCTCCTGAGGCAGCAGAGGATTGGGATGTCCAGCTCTCCTCCCATAAGCGACCAAACCCTGTCGGACCACGTCCTTCTGATTGGCTACGGTGTTACCGGACAGACCCTCCACGCTGTCTTGAAGGAGACTGGTCTTCCGTATGCCATTCTGGAGCTCAATCCTCGGACTGTCGAACGCCTTCGGACAGCTGGCGAACCCGTCTTCCTGGGCGATTGTACGGACGAGACCAGCCTTCGCCAAGCAGGGGTAGAGAGAGCTCGTGCCGTTGTAGTGGCAATTTCCGACACATTGCTTGTACCTCGCGCCATCGGGCTTATTCGTTCGCTAAACCCCACGGCCTTCATTGCAGCCCGAACCCACTACGTTGCCCACATAGAACCGCTGTATGCTGCAGGGGCCTCCCTCGTCGTCGCAGAGGAATTCGAAGCTTCGCTGTACCTGCTAGGAGCCCTCCTCCGTCATTTAGGGATGCCGCTAGAGCGCATTGCGTCCGTCTGTGAGGATTTCCGCTCCGAGCACTATGCCCTCTTCCAGAAACAACTCCGTGGAGCCGAAGAGCCGTCGTGA
- a CDS encoding CCA tRNA nucleotidyltransferase: MTLPQDVRTYLDTAPRIELSEPLLEELGKIADQEGVGLFVVGGFVRDLFRGQARKDIDFTVIGDAIAFARRLARCFRSKAVVYERFHTALVPIGEYRCEFVGTRRESYEPNSRKPIVEEGTLWDDLRRRDFTINALAIALNAPYWGALVDLFGGLWDLQRRYIRTPLDPAVTFNEDPLRMLRAARFVALLEGTLAEDARQAMVRLASRIQIVSQERVTEELLKLLSTPRPSIGFLLLYETGLLPYVFPELQNLAGVELVHVGKQAYGHKDVLRHTLQVVDNVAARSDNVWLRLAALLHDIGKAKTKRFVEGVGWTFHGHEEVGARMAERIFRRMKLPLQHLPHVQTLIRLHQRPQALVDEGVTDSAIRRLIVQAGEALEDLFLLCRADITTRNPVLAQRYLRNYDALQKRIEDVQERDRLRAFQSPVRGDEIMQLCNLPPSPAVGYIKKALEEAILDGIVPNDYEAVKAYLLEHKEELLAAARAYEADHFQRRRMARSAPSAERTAPPLS; encoded by the coding sequence ATGACATTGCCACAAGACGTGCGTACCTACCTGGACACGGCCCCCAGGATCGAGCTCTCTGAACCCCTGCTGGAAGAACTCGGCAAGATCGCTGACCAAGAAGGCGTAGGGCTCTTCGTCGTTGGCGGTTTCGTCCGCGACCTCTTCCGTGGTCAAGCTCGGAAGGACATTGACTTTACCGTCATCGGAGATGCAATTGCCTTTGCTCGTCGGCTAGCACGGTGCTTCCGCTCTAAGGCTGTCGTCTACGAGCGCTTCCACACAGCCTTGGTCCCAATCGGAGAATACCGCTGTGAGTTCGTCGGGACACGGCGTGAAAGCTATGAGCCCAACTCCCGGAAGCCCATCGTGGAAGAGGGAACACTGTGGGACGATTTGCGCCGCCGCGACTTCACGATCAATGCACTGGCAATCGCCCTCAACGCCCCGTACTGGGGAGCACTGGTAGACCTCTTCGGCGGACTATGGGACCTCCAGCGGCGCTACATCCGCACACCGTTGGATCCTGCCGTCACCTTCAACGAGGATCCACTCCGGATGCTACGGGCTGCCCGCTTCGTCGCGCTGTTAGAGGGAACTCTGGCCGAGGATGCGCGACAGGCAATGGTACGACTTGCTTCCCGTATCCAGATTGTCTCCCAGGAGCGAGTAACCGAGGAACTGCTGAAACTCCTCTCCACACCTCGCCCCAGCATAGGCTTCCTCTTGCTCTACGAGACGGGACTGCTCCCGTACGTCTTCCCTGAGTTGCAGAATCTCGCTGGAGTAGAGCTCGTCCACGTTGGCAAGCAAGCATATGGGCATAAGGACGTCCTCCGCCACACCCTGCAGGTGGTGGACAACGTTGCCGCCCGTAGCGATAATGTCTGGCTTCGGCTCGCTGCCCTCCTCCACGACATCGGGAAAGCAAAGACCAAGCGCTTTGTTGAAGGTGTGGGTTGGACTTTCCACGGGCATGAGGAGGTTGGAGCACGTATGGCGGAGCGCATCTTCCGGAGAATGAAGCTTCCGCTCCAGCACCTACCGCATGTGCAGACGCTAATTCGGCTCCACCAGCGGCCTCAGGCACTCGTCGACGAAGGCGTGACCGACTCCGCTATCCGACGCCTTATCGTGCAAGCAGGCGAAGCCCTTGAGGACCTCTTCCTCCTCTGCCGCGCAGACATCACGACACGCAACCCCGTTCTAGCACAGCGATACCTGCGGAACTACGACGCTCTTCAGAAGAGGATCGAGGACGTACAAGAACGCGACCGGCTCCGAGCTTTCCAGTCGCCAGTTCGCGGAGACGAGATCATGCAGCTCTGCAACCTGCCGCCCTCTCCCGCTGTCGGCTACATCAAGAAAGCCCTGGAGGAGGCGATCCTGGATGGCATCGTGCCGAACGACTACGAGGCTGTCAAAGCCTACCTACTAGAGCACAAAGAGGAGCTCTTAGCAGCCGCTCGTGCATACGAGGCAGACCACTTTCAGCGCAGAAGGATGGCCCGCTCCGCTCCGTCAGCAGAAAGGACAGCCCCGCCACTATCATGA
- a CDS encoding PQQ-binding-like beta-propeller repeat protein, with amino-acid sequence MTRLAVWPLLVVVTLASCQRERWELPCGLCGASSRSSNYAHIASEPPLLPFLRPLHHPDTSACLFPPLAPSTRLTVVATAAGSIIAFTPTDSLWTYRLPKGVAAASTMAADTSTLYVLGTDGVLYALTFGGSLRWQKALFQPLTNGGGPYTHLLPLRDGVVAGEVSGRLVRISSTGQTLWEQRRGASVDRLPAADESGNVFVGLTSADSHGDTVLFIDSSGQQRWARGLPDTRLSCSPVAGKSVFFAAGVREGPAESTPVIHAFTASGQLLWSRTLPAVPRWLSVDDANTVFIVAHSRGIGEPISAVFAYDSTGQQRWKLYIQATVATPAIVFWNELLVFVRYPNGALAAYTLSRADGSLRDMVSLEEAPPLLLSPTVAPDGSILLAWSTRLGLLRLGEHPWRWLLF; translated from the coding sequence ATGACCCGACTCGCCGTGTGGCCACTCTTGGTTGTCGTCACCTTGGCAAGCTGCCAGCGCGAGCGATGGGAATTGCCCTGCGGACTTTGCGGTGCAAGTAGTCGGTCCTCCAACTACGCGCACATTGCCTCCGAGCCACCCCTCCTCCCATTCCTCCGCCCCCTCCATCATCCAGATACCAGCGCTTGCCTCTTTCCCCCGCTGGCACCCTCCACTCGCCTCACAGTCGTGGCGACGGCAGCAGGGTCCATCATTGCCTTCACCCCTACTGACTCCCTGTGGACCTACAGGCTACCGAAAGGCGTCGCTGCTGCGAGCACGATGGCAGCCGACACGAGCACCCTCTACGTACTTGGGACCGATGGAGTCCTATATGCTCTCACTTTCGGCGGGAGCTTGCGATGGCAGAAAGCTCTCTTCCAGCCACTCACAAATGGAGGCGGCCCTTATACACATCTCCTCCCGCTTCGGGACGGTGTCGTTGCCGGGGAAGTTTCCGGACGGCTTGTGCGCATCTCCTCCACGGGACAGACCCTATGGGAGCAGCGGCGGGGAGCATCTGTAGACCGATTGCCGGCAGCCGACGAGAGTGGGAATGTCTTCGTAGGGCTCACGTCGGCTGACTCCCATGGGGACACGGTGCTCTTCATTGACTCTTCTGGGCAGCAACGTTGGGCTCGTGGACTCCCGGATACTCGCTTGAGTTGCTCCCCAGTAGCTGGCAAATCTGTCTTCTTCGCCGCTGGAGTCCGGGAGGGTCCGGCAGAGTCCACCCCAGTGATTCACGCTTTCACGGCATCCGGACAGCTCCTCTGGTCGCGGACACTACCGGCCGTACCAAGATGGCTATCTGTGGACGACGCCAACACGGTCTTCATCGTTGCCCATAGCCGCGGCATAGGGGAGCCAATCAGCGCAGTTTTCGCCTACGATAGCACCGGCCAACAACGCTGGAAGCTATACATCCAAGCTACGGTTGCAACACCGGCCATCGTCTTCTGGAACGAGCTTCTCGTCTTCGTGCGGTATCCTAACGGTGCATTAGCAGCGTACACACTCTCTCGGGCCGACGGCTCCCTTCGAGACATGGTCTCCCTTGAGGAAGCCCCTCCTCTACTCCTTTCGCCGACCGTCGCACCCGACGGAAGCATCTTGCTCGCCTGGAGTACGCGGCTTGGTCTCCTTCGGCTTGGCGAACACCCGTGGCGATGGCTGCTCTTTTAG
- a CDS encoding DJ-1/PfpI family protein — MRVLVPVANGTEEMEAVTVIDLLRRAGISVVVAGESPMVVCSRGVRIVPDVLLEEIGEDEEFAAIVIPGGSRGTEALAENEHLRRLLRLQKRREGYIAAICAAPVILARQQLLEPETPVTSHPSVAEQLSTYLYRTDPVVVAGTIVTSRGAGTAIAFALELIRLLRGNDVAAEVARQIVLS; from the coding sequence ATGCGCGTTTTGGTCCCGGTCGCCAACGGCACTGAGGAGATGGAGGCCGTTACGGTCATAGATCTGCTCCGCCGTGCCGGAATTTCGGTGGTCGTCGCTGGCGAGAGTCCGATGGTAGTGTGCTCTCGGGGTGTTCGGATAGTGCCTGATGTGCTACTGGAGGAAATCGGAGAGGATGAGGAGTTTGCTGCTATCGTCATCCCCGGAGGAAGCCGTGGCACGGAAGCGCTTGCCGAAAACGAGCACCTACGGCGGCTGCTCCGACTACAGAAACGGCGGGAAGGCTACATTGCTGCTATCTGCGCAGCGCCAGTTATCCTGGCACGACAACAGCTCTTGGAGCCTGAGACGCCGGTAACCAGCCATCCAAGCGTTGCCGAGCAGCTTTCGACCTACTTGTACCGGACGGACCCAGTTGTCGTCGCTGGCACAATCGTCACCAGTCGTGGAGCCGGCACAGCGATTGCCTTTGCTTTGGAACTCATTCGCCTCCTGCGGGGAAATGATGTCGCGGCTGAGGTAGCCCGGCAGATCGTACTGTCCTAA
- the pyk gene encoding pyruvate kinase, translating to MGPKRRFQAAYHRTKILCTVGPSVASPEKLYQLLSAGADAFRLNFSHGSEESHATYVQWIREVEQRIGHFIPIVLDLPGPKLRVGTLPSGAIELRAGEEVVIVDVADYQNAAASFPPGTAVVPVEYPTVAKDLKEGDSVLLDDGRLRLRVSGKRGRAVRAVVIVGGILQSRKGINVPGVRISMPTLTERDRQGIRFAARYGCDYVALSFVRSAEDVVTVRELLRSAGSMAWVIAKIERPEALANIEQIVQVADGIMIARGDLGIEIPAVQVPLVQKRLIALANSKAKLAITATQMLESMVQNPMPTRAEASDVANAVLDGTDVVMLSAETSVGAYPTEAVLYMRSICQEAEQAVVAHPEIVRTLVERESSIEKITTDAIAAAAAAIAAERHVSGIVSLTLSGETVRLVSKRRPPVPIIAATQSAMVARNVSLLWGTMGIVLERVGSTDETIEEIKELLRREGYFMPGERVVVTIGRPLVARSRTNMLSIETI from the coding sequence ATGGGTCCAAAGCGGAGATTCCAGGCCGCATACCACCGCACCAAGATCCTCTGCACTGTTGGGCCGTCGGTTGCGTCGCCGGAGAAACTCTATCAGCTCCTGTCCGCTGGAGCCGACGCCTTCAGGCTAAACTTCTCCCATGGCTCTGAGGAGAGCCATGCCACCTACGTCCAGTGGATCCGCGAGGTGGAGCAGCGGATCGGGCACTTTATCCCGATAGTCTTAGACCTCCCCGGCCCCAAGCTCCGCGTTGGCACCCTTCCATCTGGAGCCATCGAGCTGCGCGCGGGAGAGGAGGTCGTGATCGTAGATGTGGCTGACTACCAGAACGCTGCGGCAAGCTTCCCTCCCGGTACCGCCGTGGTCCCTGTCGAGTATCCGACGGTTGCCAAGGATTTAAAGGAAGGTGACTCTGTGCTGCTGGACGATGGGAGGCTGCGACTGCGCGTGAGCGGAAAGCGTGGGAGGGCAGTACGGGCAGTGGTGATCGTTGGGGGGATCTTGCAGTCACGGAAAGGGATTAATGTCCCCGGCGTACGGATCTCCATGCCAACTCTGACGGAGCGCGACCGCCAGGGTATCCGGTTCGCTGCCCGGTACGGGTGTGATTACGTCGCGCTCTCCTTTGTGCGCTCTGCAGAAGACGTCGTGACCGTTCGGGAACTGCTGCGGAGCGCGGGGAGCATGGCGTGGGTGATTGCGAAGATTGAAAGACCCGAGGCGCTTGCTAACATCGAGCAGATCGTGCAGGTGGCTGATGGGATTATGATCGCTCGCGGGGACCTGGGAATCGAGATTCCGGCAGTTCAGGTCCCGTTAGTGCAGAAACGTCTTATCGCTCTGGCTAACAGCAAAGCAAAGCTGGCGATTACGGCAACGCAGATGCTGGAGAGCATGGTACAGAATCCAATGCCGACACGGGCCGAGGCAAGTGATGTGGCAAATGCCGTCCTAGACGGCACGGATGTTGTGATGCTCAGTGCAGAAACTTCTGTGGGTGCCTACCCAACGGAGGCCGTGCTCTACATGCGCTCCATCTGCCAAGAGGCCGAACAGGCAGTCGTGGCACATCCGGAGATCGTCCGTACGCTCGTAGAGAGGGAGTCGAGCATAGAGAAGATTACGACGGATGCCATCGCTGCGGCAGCTGCAGCGATAGCTGCTGAGCGCCACGTAAGTGGAATCGTTTCGCTGACGCTCTCCGGAGAGACGGTCCGATTGGTCTCGAAGCGGCGTCCACCTGTACCGATCATCGCTGCTACGCAGAGTGCTATGGTGGCCAGGAACGTTAGCCTCCTTTGGGGTACTATGGGGATAGTCTTAGAGCGCGTTGGCTCGACGGACGAAACGATCGAGGAGATTAAGGAGCTGCTACGCCGCGAAGGCTACTTCATGCCGGGTGAGCGTGTCGTCGTCACAATTGGGCGACCTCTCGTTGCACGGTCTCGGACGAACATGCTCTCTATAGAGACCATTTAG